TGCCAACCGAAGGAGAACCCAACACCAAAATCTAAATCGACGTGCCAGCTCAACAATAAACCCCAGGGGCTTCAAAGCCCTTTTCTCTTAACCTGACTGGTACACTATTGCGCCGCTATCTGGCACATTTTCTCTCCGCCATTGACATGCGCGACTACCTCAAAATCAGCGGCGATTATGTAGAGAGAATCTATCTATTCGCGCTCAAGTCTCTGAACGAGGACGGCCTGGTCGCGAAGATCAGTTTGGACAACGAGATCCGCCTGGCGCGGGAACAGCTCAAAGTGAAAGAAGAGATTAGCGAAACCAAAGTCGCCGAGTGGAAATTTATTAGAGAGATTCTCGCAAAACGGTAATTTTTTAGTTTGCTGGATCGTTGCTCATCGCTTGGATTTTGGCATCGGCTGATCGTCCGCGTAAGCCATGGCAGCCGGGCCAATTTTCGCCTGGCACTCCGCCGCCGTCAGGAGGGCGCTGACACCGCCGCTTCGCTTGCGCCCGCGGGCGTGCCGCAGACGTGGCAGAATGGGGAGAAGGAGTTTTTTCTAGCTTCACACTTCCCACAGCGATCGAAGAGGCCGATGCTGCAGTGCGCACAGAAATCGACTTTCTCGTTCTTGAGGTCCACCGTCCGTTCGCATCCTGGGCAGACGCTCTTCGCGAGCCGTGCCAGGGCAACATCATAGGCAAGCGCTTGTCGGCGCCGGGCATCGGGAAGAGACTCGGCTTTCTTTTGTTCCTCAAGATAGCCATTCAAAGCGATGATCGCTTGTCGGCCGATGAGAACAGTCAGCAGGATGCCGACGCTGTAACGGACATAGCCCCCGTAGCTCGGCAGGTAAGGCACAAGCTCGACAAAAAAAGTAAACACCGCGAAAAGAACAAAACCCCAAACAAACGGCCAATAAGAACTGCCGCGCTTTTTCATGAACAGCCAAAGTGCGATCGCCAACAGCGGCAACGTCAAGAGCAAGCGATAGAAAAACACCCGCAGCTCCTGCGCCCGCTGGGCCTTTTGAAATGCGTCACGCGCTTGCTCCTGCAGCTTTGATAAGTCTCTTTGTGCCCGGGCTGCCGCTTGGTTCGCGTCGAGCGCCGCTTGCTGTTGTTTTTGAATTTCCGCCAATGCGTCGCGCTCAAGCTTGGCAAGGCGATCGAGCTGAGCGGTGCGCTGAACCAGTTCCGTATCCTGTTCAGCTTTGCCGGTGGCGCGTCGGGTCGCCAACCAATTGTTAAAAGTCCCGCGCGCACTGCGCCCGTCGGATTCAGCAACTTGATGTTTCAGTTGCTCTTGATCGAGGGCAGCGCGCGCCTCACGCGCCGCCAGTTCCGCTTGCTCAGCGGTCTTGCGCAGCCGCTGGCCTTCCGACTTTTCAATGAAATCGTCGAGAGTTTTAACCTGTTCGACCTTGGGCAGATCGCCGACAACCGCGCCGCCCAGTCCAATGAGAAAGCCGGCGAAAACCAAGGCGACCAACCAAAGTCCGCGCTTGAACCATTTTTCTGAAAGACGCAGTGCGTTGCTCATTGGGACCTCCCGGATTTTCGCTTTTCAACGTAGTATTTACAGCTAACTAGAGGGAAGTTTAGTTCTAACAAAAAGGGCCGCAGCATGCTGCGCCCCTACAATTGCCTATTGCCTGATGCCTATTGCCTTCCGCTACTCATCCAAAAACATCAGCTTCGCCGGATTATCCTTCAGCATCAACTTCACTTCTTCCGGCTTGATGCCGAAGCCGAGCAGCGCGCGCAGGAACACGCGCATGCCGTCGATGGCGTCCATGTGCAGCACCTGGCCGAAGTCGCTGCCGATGATGCAGCGGTCGGGGCCGATTTCTTTGATGGTCTTGATGGTT
The Deltaproteobacteria bacterium genome window above contains:
- a CDS encoding serine endopeptidase — protein: MSNALRLSEKWFKRGLWLVALVFAGFLIGLGGAVVGDLPKVEQVKTLDDFIEKSEGQRLRKTAEQAELAAREARAALDQEQLKHQVAESDGRSARGTFNNWLATRRATGKAEQDTELVQRTAQLDRLAKLERDALAEIQKQQQAALDANQAAARAQRDLSKLQEQARDAFQKAQRAQELRVFFYRLLLTLPLLAIALWLFMKKRGSSYWPFVWGFVLFAVFTFFVELVPYLPSYGGYVRYSVGILLTVLIGRQAIIALNGYLEEQKKAESLPDARRRQALAYDVALARLAKSVCPGCERTVDLKNEKVDFCAHCSIGLFDRCGKCEARKNSFSPFCHVCGTPAGASEAAVSAPS